Proteins from a genomic interval of Treponema brennaborense DSM 12168:
- a CDS encoding tyrosine-type recombinase/integrase: MVLHKNKATYDLLFNLFIADIGRTEAEQILNILKYKQLFPLPAAETEVSLIAFLSGFWDWDSSIYIKERLLQKNGIHRRYVARCAASVRNYWLPWFGDTLPLSGVSRMTLKEFVLSFMEQKVPKSAKGKNDIIRSGTIALRWAFQNGLMSEDVTAGLSYYSGDTPEIAILPSDIVRALFNRQWKHKKAMFANKLAMLSGLRAGEIQALRGCDIGTECVYVRHSWNLLDGLKKPKNGSERIVYVPFPAFLDELRSFATEDCDFIFHIRSAHQPMDAKCWLRELRAELHRLSVDELLIRKINFHSWRHYFITHMKNEGKLESRLLQRVSGHKTATMLEHYADHSLENDVEIIKKTAVNIFAPFLDTNIS, encoded by the coding sequence ATGGTATTGCATAAAAATAAGGCAACTTACGATTTACTTTTCAATCTTTTTATCGCCGATATCGGCAGGACGGAAGCTGAACAAATCCTTAATATCCTTAAATATAAACAGTTGTTCCCGCTTCCCGCTGCGGAAACGGAGGTTTCGCTTATAGCGTTTTTGTCCGGTTTTTGGGATTGGGATTCTTCGATATATATCAAAGAGCGGCTTTTGCAGAAAAACGGAATACATCGCCGCTACGTAGCACGCTGTGCCGCCTCCGTCCGTAATTACTGGCTGCCGTGGTTCGGAGACACGCTGCCGCTGTCAGGCGTTTCCCGAATGACGCTGAAAGAATTCGTGCTGTCGTTTATGGAACAGAAAGTTCCAAAATCTGCAAAAGGAAAAAACGATATCATCCGCAGCGGAACGATAGCGCTCCGCTGGGCGTTTCAAAACGGACTGATGAGTGAAGACGTTACCGCCGGTCTCTCGTATTACAGCGGTGATACACCCGAAATAGCGATACTGCCGTCGGATATTGTCCGCGCATTATTCAACCGGCAGTGGAAACATAAAAAAGCGATGTTCGCCAATAAATTGGCAATGCTTTCCGGATTGCGGGCCGGAGAAATTCAGGCTTTGCGCGGCTGCGATATCGGCACGGAGTGCGTATACGTCAGGCATAGCTGGAATTTGCTTGACGGTCTGAAAAAACCGAAAAACGGCTCGGAACGTATCGTGTACGTTCCGTTTCCTGCGTTTTTGGATGAATTGCGATCTTTTGCCACGGAAGATTGCGATTTTATTTTTCATATACGATCGGCGCATCAGCCGATGGATGCGAAATGCTGGCTGCGGGAACTCCGTGCCGAACTGCATCGCTTATCCGTTGACGAATTGCTTATCAGGAAAATTAATTTTCACAGCTGGCGGCATTATTTCATAACGCACATGAAAAATGAAGGAAAACTCGAATCCCGACTGCTGCAGCGTGTCAGCGGGCATAAAACGGCAACCATGCTTGAACATTATGCAGATCATTCGCTTGAAAACGACGTGGAAATCATAAAAAAAACGGCAGTGAATATTTTTGCTCCCTTTTTAGACACGAATATTTCATAG
- a CDS encoding acetate kinase — MVILTLNCGSSSAKYQVYDWNNKDVLASGVVERVTQDGSAITHNAKGKEEFTLERPCPTHKEAIELIIETITSPKCGVIKDMSVIKAVGHRVLHGGDKFTKSVVVTPDVLEQFRAVQDLGPLHNPANIMGIEAAQKVLPDVPHCAVMDTAWHQTMPATSFMYAVPYEWYEKYSARRYGFHGTSFLYTAKRASVLLHKKPADTNIIIAHIGNGASMCAVKGGQCFDTSMGITPLEGLVMGTRSGDCDPALPFYIMRKTGMTAAEMDTALNKKSGLLGITGKYVDRRDVQSAMEAGDKRAELAQDMECYRLRKYFGAYLAAIGPVDAIVFTAGVGEFAYQVRAKACQGLEHLGIKLDPAKNKMARTRNAETLISADDSEIKIFVIPTDEELVMTEDAYALMMGTYDVHTNFTYSFQDPGYVNKARAEGLKKDLKKNPDLAKIIAKP, encoded by the coding sequence ATGGTTATTCTAACTTTGAATTGCGGAAGCTCGTCCGCGAAGTACCAGGTATACGACTGGAACAATAAAGACGTTTTGGCATCGGGTGTCGTCGAACGGGTTACACAGGATGGTTCGGCCATTACGCACAACGCGAAAGGAAAAGAAGAATTCACTCTGGAACGGCCGTGTCCTACCCATAAAGAAGCGATTGAACTTATTATCGAAACGATCACCTCGCCTAAATGCGGTGTAATCAAAGACATGTCCGTTATAAAAGCGGTCGGGCACCGCGTTCTGCACGGCGGCGATAAATTTACCAAATCGGTCGTTGTTACGCCCGACGTGCTGGAACAGTTCCGTGCCGTTCAGGATTTGGGTCCGCTGCACAATCCGGCGAACATTATGGGTATTGAAGCGGCACAGAAAGTGCTGCCCGACGTACCGCACTGCGCCGTTATGGATACGGCGTGGCATCAGACGATGCCCGCAACGTCGTTTATGTACGCGGTTCCGTACGAATGGTACGAAAAATATTCCGCACGCCGATACGGTTTTCACGGTACGTCGTTCCTGTATACGGCCAAGCGGGCGAGCGTGCTGCTGCATAAAAAACCGGCGGATACGAACATCATTATCGCGCATATCGGAAACGGTGCGTCGATGTGCGCGGTCAAAGGCGGGCAATGCTTCGACACGTCGATGGGAATTACGCCGCTCGAGGGACTCGTCATGGGTACCCGTTCGGGCGACTGCGACCCCGCCCTTCCGTTTTACATCATGCGCAAAACGGGCATGACCGCAGCGGAAATGGACACCGCGCTCAACAAGAAATCGGGACTGCTCGGTATAACCGGTAAATACGTAGATCGCCGGGACGTCCAGTCCGCCATGGAAGCAGGAGACAAACGGGCGGAATTGGCGCAGGACATGGAATGCTACCGGTTGCGCAAATATTTCGGCGCATATTTGGCGGCGATCGGTCCCGTAGACGCGATCGTGTTTACAGCCGGTGTCGGTGAATTCGCCTATCAGGTGCGCGCGAAAGCGTGTCAGGGACTTGAACATTTGGGAATAAAACTGGATCCGGCCAAAAATAAAATGGCGCGGACACGCAACGCGGAAACGCTGATCAGCGCGGACGATTCCGAAATCAAAATATTCGTCATTCCCACGGATGAAGAACTCGTCATGACGGAAGACGCGTACGCGCTCATGATGGGAACCTACGACGTCCACACGAATTTTACGTATTCGTTCCAAGATCCCGGCTACGTAAACAAAGCCCGTGCAGAAGGTTTGAAAAAAGATCTGAAAAAAAATCCGGATCTTGCGAAAATCATTGCAAAACCGTAA
- a CDS encoding PfkB family carbohydrate kinase — protein MAFFYGIGHALVDYFFDGELPIARFSPELQAAAAARRPVHIGSRSFDELTARLQAAAPDWSSKADGIRTSGGTCANMLKTLAALGAETLFSGSCGCTQDGGERNGSLKRDEEALFFQKSLAQSGVSARLKLRPDRTGRCLAVRDGRISFILAVSPGAAPDIAADQINPETQKRPDWIIAEGMPLAIDSVRAELNAVRRALRIPLAVACGTPAGAVQTAAMLKEAQFESDRAAHVSSANVSSAHAPPLSVPPLHAPPAIVFANDGEARMLERKGIDPARYSADYGTVFVVTHGCGGSSAYAAGSRISVPARTAAECAFTDETGAGDVFAGAFLFKLTEPQPYDSEKAPARRMERCLAFGSEAAARILSVPLCRVTKTLLSGLT, from the coding sequence ATGGCGTTTTTTTACGGAATCGGACACGCACTCGTCGACTATTTTTTTGACGGCGAACTGCCGATCGCACGGTTTTCACCGGAACTGCAAGCCGCAGCTGCCGCGCGGCGGCCGGTGCACATCGGAAGCCGCAGCTTTGACGAACTGACCGCACGGCTGCAGGCCGCCGCCCCGGACTGGTCGTCAAAGGCCGACGGAATACGGACGAGCGGCGGCACGTGCGCGAACATGCTTAAAACCCTTGCCGCGCTCGGTGCGGAAACCCTGTTCAGCGGCAGCTGCGGCTGCACGCAGGACGGCGGTGAACGGAACGGCAGTCTGAAACGTGACGAGGAAGCGCTCTTTTTTCAAAAATCGCTTGCGCAAAGCGGCGTGTCCGCCCGCCTGAAACTCAGACCGGATCGGACGGGGCGCTGTCTCGCCGTGCGGGACGGACGGATTTCGTTCATTCTGGCCGTAAGTCCCGGCGCCGCGCCGGATATCGCAGCGGATCAGATAAACCCCGAAACACAGAAAAGGCCCGACTGGATCATAGCGGAAGGAATGCCGCTGGCGATTGATTCGGTGCGCGCGGAACTGAACGCCGTACGGCGAGCGCTCCGGATCCCGCTTGCCGTTGCGTGCGGTACGCCGGCGGGAGCCGTGCAAACCGCGGCGATGCTCAAAGAAGCGCAGTTTGAATCGGATCGGGCGGCACACGTTTCATCGGCGAACGTTTCATCAGCACACGCGCCGCCGCTGTCGGTTCCGCCGCTGCACGCACCGCCGGCGATCGTGTTTGCGAACGACGGCGAAGCCCGGATGCTTGAACGAAAAGGCATTGATCCTGCGCGGTACTCGGCGGATTACGGTACGGTGTTCGTCGTAACGCACGGCTGCGGCGGAAGCAGCGCCTACGCCGCCGGCAGCAGAATTTCCGTTCCGGCGCGAACGGCCGCCGAATGCGCGTTTACGGACGAAACGGGCGCAGGAGACGTATTTGCCGGCGCCTTTCTGTTCAAACTGACGGAGCCGCAGCCGTACGATTCGGAAAAAGCCCCGGCGCGGCGAATGGAACGCTGCCTTGCGTTCGGTTCGGAAGCGGCGGCGCGGATTCTTTCAGTTCCGCTGTGCCGCGTAACGAAAACGCTGCTCTCAGGATTGACATAA
- a CDS encoding DJ-1 family glyoxalase III: MTIAVLFADGFEEVEAVTPVDYLRRSGATVLTVSCKESNAVTGSHGVTVLTDICVSDLAEAAPDGIVVPGGMPGAANVAACEAAVTAVADVHRRGGIVAAICAAPAVVLAKTGILRGKRYTCYPGMEQRMPEWCGAEWQSLTAGARKTDERCVVDGTLVTAAGPGAAEEFSLQLIRLVAGEAAAEKVRIGGVMRPLCQS; the protein is encoded by the coding sequence ATGACGATCGCTGTCCTGTTTGCGGACGGCTTTGAGGAAGTTGAAGCCGTTACTCCGGTCGATTATCTGCGCCGCAGCGGAGCGACCGTACTGACCGTTTCCTGCAAGGAATCGAATGCCGTTACCGGTTCCCACGGCGTAACCGTTTTAACCGATATCTGTGTTTCCGATCTGGCCGAAGCCGCGCCGGACGGCATTGTCGTTCCGGGCGGAATGCCCGGTGCGGCGAACGTCGCCGCCTGCGAAGCGGCCGTTACAGCCGTTGCGGACGTTCACCGGCGCGGCGGTATCGTTGCGGCCATTTGCGCGGCTCCTGCCGTCGTACTGGCAAAAACCGGCATATTGCGGGGAAAACGCTATACGTGTTATCCGGGAATGGAGCAGCGCATGCCGGAATGGTGCGGCGCCGAATGGCAGTCGCTGACGGCCGGCGCCCGCAAAACGGACGAGCGCTGCGTCGTTGACGGTACTCTGGTAACCGCCGCCGGTCCCGGAGCCGCGGAAGAGTTTTCTTTGCAGTTAATCCGGCTGGTTGCCGGTGAAGCGGCAGCTGAAAAAGTGAGAATCGGCGGCGTTATGCGGCCTTTATGTCAATCCTGA